CTAAATTATTGACGTAAAGAAacatgtgtatttaaaaaaaaattaatgagtcTTCAAGCATTTGGTCCTGTGATGAACACCACAATCTGAATATTCTTGAGAGGCattcaaaatgtttaaatcataaataattgaGTTGAAGTGCCCACAATAATAATATCATGCATAGTTTATTTTGTTACTGAATATGTCTGGATGGATTCCTCTTTCCTGTTCATAAGGTGATGAGTGGGTGCACCAATGAACACACGTCGGCGTCACGGTCCTAAAAGCAGCCAGGACGGGGTGTACACTGGGCCCTCTCAGACCCAGTCCCAGCTGGTCCAGCAGCTGGAAACCCCCCTGGCTGTCCCAGCGCCCATTGCTCCCGTCCCAGACACATTCAGCATGTCCTGCAGAGACCGAACTGGCGAGTTTCAGTCTGTGTGCAAGTCCCTGCAAGGAAGACAGGTGCGATAACTATTGATTCACACTGTCGGGAAACCTGTGAGTGGCTAAAACATTCAATATAGTCTCGCTGTAATGGAGTTTGTACTGGTTGCATTAAAATTTCTCTTGTTTTTATCTTTTAGAATGGAGCACAGCCTGTCAGAGCTGTCAACAATGCAATCCAAAAGAGGAGTGATTTCACACTCTTGGCTAAGTGAGTAAACTAATTTGCAATCTCTCATACAGagttaaaaatgaaaagtaatcaaAAGTAGCGATTTTTAGTCCTAATATTTGATCTGATCTTCAGCTGACAACAAGACACATGCACAGTCTGTTTTAGTAAATACACATATCAAGTTTCATGGTTTGATATATGAATATGCTGCTATTAAACACACCTTATAATATTCAAAAGCAGGTTGGAAATAATATGTAAAACCATGGGTTTTAACGATCAAAATCACTGTCTTCCCAGCctaatctcatgaggaaacgtaactattttacgtttttagTTTAGCAGCTAATTCATACGTATTTGTACAAGTTAATTTGTATGAaaatttactattttaaaaaggaggcgtagcaCCCAACCCCACCTCTAAATTCAGCTGTCATTGGGGGGGGGggtaagcaaatcgtactaaattgtacaaatgagatcgtaggaattcatatgaattatccACTAAGTATTAGCCATGAGGTTGTGTTTGACTTCCTCTAGACATCATTCCTACAAAATGACATGCccgacttttttttcttttggtttcattatattggttttatttaagtttaatgATTCTATAAAAGGTATTATAGTGTAATCAAGTAAAAAGTTtgaacattttctttaaatacagACTATATTTGatgttattcattatttaaagaCACAATCTTTATTAACTGCATTCCTACAAACTAGTTGATTTTCATCAAAATTCAGTCAGAGTTAATAACTACATTTTGTTCTCACCAATGTAAATGAGACATTTTGAATGAATTCTTTTAAAGAAGGATTCATTGACAATTTGGCACCTGCTagtgttgtttatttaattttatttaaaaattttattttaatattttttaaaaaacaaaatgtttaaaactttagaaagaaaaaaaatcccctTTTAATTGGTTGATCTGAAGGTGCTCCTAAAGCAGGGCTGTCCAGACTTGGTCTTGCAGGGCTAGTGTCCTGCTCCAAatagcctcaacacacctgccaggatggctggcgtctgaaaccgcctactactcagtaggttttgcatatgaatttaaatgtactactcagcCGTTATAAAAGTAtcttctatacagtataaatgtgagcAGTATAAAAGGAATTTGGACGTATTGCATTCTactactcccattcatgaattctacTGCGAGGCATCATGAGATTgcgatgcgcacttcagaatctcccCATAAGTAGtcggtcatccaggtacttctcgcatactgtttttcaaattctatgagttcggacatactacttggctcacataaagattttagcatactatatcgTATGGAAGTATGCTGTTTTGAACACTGCCGCTGTTTCTAGaaagtctagtaagagcttgtttAGCTAGCCCAGGTTGGGTCTGATaggggttggaacaaaactttgcaggacaccggctcttcagatcgagtttagacacccctgatctaaagcttTGAATGcactctttattttttttctttgctagaAGCACAAGAAGTgaacataaacacataaatatataaatcaattttataaaaaatataaataaaaaaaaagttgtcattaaatgcatttttgGAGGTGTTGGCTTTCGAGTTACAAACACAATGTTCttctagagcacaggtgtcaatccagttcctggagggcattgcacagttttgttttaaacttaattaaacacacctgatcaaactaattgagtccttcaggcttgtttgaaacctacaggtaaacctgcagtcacactagacttttctccccatagactttcattcataagCACACGAATGCATCACACCACAAACGCAAGCTCATGTGACAAGTTTGAAAGTtagctgcattgcaaagttcaagcttggtgaactctgacctgtgaaattgcatcacttgaccaTGTGAGACCATTTCAGGATTCAAAATTGgaagattaaaacatgacctctatGGGCAGAATTTTATAATATGGCCCAATcgcatgctttttaaaatgtgtaatatcttgtttaatcccgccccttttcacagcgtcATACTACAGAATTATTGTCCTGaagtagggttggaactaaactgtgcagagcaatTGAATTTGACACCTGAAGATACCTCACATTTGTCACATTTTgaaggtttttagtttttttttttgttgtattttttaaaaatatataaaatgatataatacatCCTATTTCTTTTTAAGTTGAATGTTTATTAATTATACTGCCTatctataaaatgtaaataaaacagcaCAGATGTTGTCAGTAAGATGAAATGTTTTTGGAGCACCTATACCAATATTAAGattatttgtataaaaatgttttgctctATTCAAAACATTGTAAGTAtgacttgtattttaaatgtgtttgtctTTAAGTGACTAGAGCCTGACAACAATAcattaatacattagtaaataaatGAGCATCATATGATTAACCGTACTCAAATCAGAATTGTGAATGATTTTCATCAGCCAGAGTGGATTTGACCAACATAAACACTGACTGGAATCCAGGTCAGCTGACTCCTCACTGCATTTACCTTCACATACTTCACTTTATTGTTTCTTTATTGTTGTTGAACATTGGATCCAATTTTATGACCAATTTCCCGGAAAATCCAGAGGGTTCAAGGACTTTTTCCCTGCAACTGTATTTAGTATTGGCACCGAGACGCTGCATTTGACCTATAATTTATTCAGACCTACTTAAGCTTTAATGGTCTGTGTTATTTCATCGACTTGGCTTTATGACAGATATTGACCCGCATCTTATTAACAGGCGAATTGGAAGAGACCTCAGCAACACTTTTGCCAAGCTGGAGAAGCTCACAATTCGTAAGTATCTTGTCCCTCCTGTCATTGTTGCACATGTTTTTAGCATATAACTCAAACGGTTTACGTCTACAGTTGCCAAAAGAAAGTCCTTGTTCGATGACAAAGCCACTGAGATTGATGAACTCACTTATATCGTGAAACAGGTGAGGGTTTATTATTACCTGCCATTCAAAAAGGACACATTATTCTGTCTGTGCATTTCATACTCTTACCCATCCCTGTTCAGGACATCAACAGTCTGAATAAGCAGATTGCTGGCCTGCAGGAGCTGGTTCGGTCTCGAAGTGCACAGAACGGCAGACATCTTCAGACACATTCCAACACCATCGTGGTCTCATTACAGGTATTAACCTCTGGCTTTAGTATTCATTTACAAAACAGTGATGTCTAGTGGATGTTCTCTTGAAATATAATATGTTTTCTGTTTGTAGTCCAAACTGGCATCGATGTCCAGTGACTTCAAGTCTGTCCTGGAAGTCAGAACAGAGGTAATTGATTTCCTTTTTTGCCTTAAATGCAGTATTTGGTAGGAGTGCTAACTTTGACCAAATATAGAGTTTGCAATCGGCTAATAATCACTTATTAGTTCTCAAGTTATTGATCTCATTAAATTGATCTGATCTGATATGCTTACAGTGGTGAGGTGAAAGTCATACATCTTGATCTATATTAACTAAATATACCTCAATAACAGTTAGTCTTCAGCCTGCAAAAACACACAAAGATCTTCTTGATGTCTTCTGTGAATTTTTCATTCTCCATTATATTGGTTGGTGTTGCCAGATTTCACTAGAAAATCACACCAGCTGTTTTTATGCCTTAAGACAGAGGTGTCCAAAGTCggacctggagggccggtgtcctgctgatcttagatgcaacttgcttcaacacatagatatatacattagatggtgcctaccctgttgttgtctattagaaggaatgtgtcaatagagctgccattttggaacagggtagtGCTCCcttgaaatgaatgcaggaccaaactgcagtggaggactggccatccagagccacaGAATTACACATTCcagacaaaaagcttgtgtttgtttgtatggaaatgtactatacatcctccctgttaaatttgatctaatccatgtcctgaaacacaccctctctcctgctcacttctcatactgacggaggagCAATTAGTTTGTGAATTAATCTTCGTTATGAATGACACCttcacttagctgacaataatgcaagtttctggcaccgaagcatctcattgtcatatttcttttgcattgtttgctgattttagtcaacaaaactagcataagccgagtgtttagtgcaagttgttgctgctttgccttatgatgaatgcagtaagtgactcaATAACGTTACccgtttagcacaaaagttcataacatacaaaaatgtaaaaaactgaatcttacctatgaaatgttctgcctttgtgctttgttttctttgtttgctcattactacacacGTAAACAGCTCTAaaatccagcatcttcacgtaataacactgtattgactagtgtggttgaatgacccttgtcctgggagcactgtacaaatatggcggcattattgacgcatgctcaggtctctatgcgatatctagtgtatatatcgaTGGCTTCAACACAcatgcctggaagtttctagtatacctagtaagagcttgcttgttcaggtgtgtttcattagggttggagcttaactctccaggacaccgaccctccaggaccgagtgagGACACTCCTGCCTTAAGGGAAAATATAcagtggccaagagagcttaacatgctgcaatttaagaaaacaaatgcatttacaaAAATTACCTGGAAATTAAGAAACGATCTTTATTGTTTTGACAGCAAATGTGTTGTAGATCTTCACAACTCAAAACAATtatgaaaacacgctgcattttttcaaaacacatgcaaatagcacaGAACACAATAGATATCTTTCAAAGGGACCCCAAAATGTGACTCGACCCGGCTGCAATTtgcttaatttatatatttttttcataatagtAAAAAAAGCAAGTGCTTTCTTAAAACGCTGCACTTTTAAGCTCTCAGCCACTCCAAAGgtacatttaatgttttaaagcagtggttctcaaccaggTTCCTGGAGCCCTACAGCACTGCATGTATCGGATGTCCCAAAATTATCCCTGTAATACATCTCCATGTTAAAATGCGGACTTAAAGGTGACCCAATAATTGATGAATTTTGAATCATTTTATTCATGGGCTATATTTCCCCtttatttctgtctgtttgtAGAACCTGAAGCAGCAGAGAAGCAGACAAGAGCAGTTTTCTCAGACTCCTGCCTCCGCATCTGCTTTCCACACTAACAGCTTCAGTAAGAGCATCTTTGGTTGTGATAAAGTCATCTCAAGATGTTCAGTGAGGTTTAAGTGAAGTGTTGTGAATCAAAGTGCTTTTCCACTGCTTCGTATGACATAGTATGGTTTGGTACAACTCACTTTTTTACCAAGTATACAAAgttaagtatatatattttaagtaccTCCTTGGCTTAGATTCCATTTGAAGATCCTGATTGGCCAGAGAGATTTGCCACTATCTGTGTAGctgaatttttaaaacatttaggctGTATCCAAAATCTCCCACTATTTTCTACATTAGTCCACTACTTTAGTCCACTTAAATGAGTGATTCTGAGTACTGAGTGCACAGGAAGGATTGccgttttgtttgtgctttgggTATAAATCCTTCAGACAGATACTCAATTTCTTGTTCAGATTCTgtgatatttacagtatttaacacTTAGCGAGCCCTGGaattactaaatataaaaaatgtgtttttatttctgtcttgTATGCAAAAGTAAactattacataaaataattcattACTTTCAAATTTGACAGCGATAGGATACCACTGTGGATGTCATCTTATGCACTAAATTCGGCTTGCTAACTCAGTGCATTATAAGTATTTTTATAGCTGTTGAGTGTACATTGGTTGTACACTTGTTATTGCGGTGCATCATGAGTTTGATTAAGTGCAGAACATCCACTGGTTTCAGACACTACCACAAAATGGCTCAAATAGTACACTCGGAATTGGGGGCGATTTTGAATACAACCCAAATCTGCtaaatttatataaacaaataaatataaacaaataaatttttttaatgacagtCAAATGCAACTTGACATGACAGAAGATGATCATAATACAACcataaaatacacacataaaaaaagcTGGGTACAAAAGGAAATAAACTCTTCTAAACAttacaaatggaaaaaaataataatatttaacagtcCGTGACAGTGAGAGGGGaaatctatctaactatctatctatctttctatctatctatctatctatctatctatctatctatctatctatctatctatctatctatctatctatctatctatctatctatctatctttctatctatctatctatctatctatctatctatctatctatctatctatctatctatctatctatctatctatctatctatctatctatctatctatctatctatctgtctctctgtctctctgtctgtctgtctatctctctgtctgtctgtctgtctgtctgtctgtctgtctgtctgtagttGGATAGTTTAATAATTCAGATATTAACAtcaacaatgtttttttattgatattaacATAGTAACTGTATTCAGttagaaaaaaacttttttcactgTTGGTTttaatccattaactaactttTACTAATGAGACTCTATTATGGTGTTACCAATTGTATTTACATTGTAGCAGTTTAATTTActctaaacatttatacagaGCTCTGCCCAAATGAGTACACTGCCTTTtggaaataaatatttgtattaatttctcatTGAATATAGCCAATAATCTTTGGACTATATAAACAAAACAGCTTTATTAAATGGTTTTTCCATTAAAATAGgagtttggtcacctaacatctATAGAAATaggaagataatacatttaaaaaatgtacaaactATATTTGACATGTTTTGTGTTACTCttaatttttcctgtttattaaattttatttcctATTATTACCCCAACATAATAACTTGAGTATATTAATGTTTGAACGGATTCGCTTCTGTTTTGTCCTTGGTGCTGTCTAATCTACTGATAAGCataaatatagtatttttttatttcctatagaaaatataattttaaaagagAGACTTGTGAGGTCCTAATGACTGTAATAAAGGTCAAATCTGAGACAAACAATTGACAAGACagtgtatattttacatttactgtgtttgttttattatataaaattctGGTAACAAACCCGGCACTCTTTTTCATCTTTTTCATGTTTATTCCCAGATAATTCAGTGCTTATGCAGGACGACTCCAAGAAGACGGATATATCTATAGATATGGACCTGAATTCCAGTCAGCAGATGCAATTAGTCAATGAACGGgtattgtttgtttattggttGTTTTGTAACAAAAGCTGCTTGTAAACtggtttaaatgtgtttaaatcacTGCTGCCTTGTTTGTGTTTAGGATTCGTACATTCAGAACCGTGCAGACACTATGCAGAATATAGAGTCCACCATTGTTGAGCTCGGATCCATATTTCAGCAGCTGGCTCATATGGTGAAAGAACAGGAAGAGACTGTACACAGGTGAGGAAAGAAATGTTTGTGCTTTTCAATACAtgtggatttggttattgaccaTTAGACACAATCCAGGATAGTTtggttcttcaaaactcatccaagTGTTTTTGTCATAGCAGCATGTCTGCAGCATGTGAGTTCAAACCTGCCCAGAagcagatttttttatataaaaagtattCAGTTGAGCTGTTTCAAGTAAAGGTGATTCTGAAAGCATGTACCGATAAATGATATTTCCTTACAAGTGTGTTTTGATTTCATTTCTGTACATTAAAGCATACTTATTATgtagaaatcacttttataaggggtttaagcagttgtgtggcaacagtctgtaaaTATAATAAGCTTCTTGtggtaaaaatgtatatttataatcacacttcataaaaacagtcaggagaaacactttgatttgacttcgacattctccctttgtacatgtaaTCTAACAAGGAAAGCCTCGCCCATTAGTAACATAAAAAAGAACCAAATCTTATAGCAATGAGAAATAAGCAGTTTGATTATAGTGATATACCAATGTATACCAACTGCAGAATACAGTATGTAAATTGCAAACTGTTATGACAGATCAGTTTAAAAGTGTATTTGTGACTGTGGACCAAAGtggtcaaactcagttcctgaacgGCCACAGCGGATCAGCTGAAATGACACCCCGAATCCGCGGCTTCATACTAATCATCCACCCGCCACCCACCCGCACTTATACTTTTATCTGATGTATATATCCGCATCAGACCCGCACCCGATCCGCACCTGATCGtcactttaataattttaattctttgttttaggcatgatgatAGTTCACATCTCTGATAGTAAAACAGTTGCCTACATTAAtcgtaaacatttttaaatgaatatttatttataaaaactaaagtttgtCTTTATACAACATTTTCTTCCTTttcaaaaaaaagtaataaaagacattttagcttttacagataCATGAACAAGATAACAAAAAAAGTGCCACTTCAGCCTAAACGGCAGCTATGTTGTTTACATGGTCTTTTGCTTTgcactgtgcaaaaacagaataGCATCTACTGTGCCTAAATTTGGACGATTCCGCCTTGCCTCCAAAACGTGGGCAGCTGCACTGAATGAGCGTTCGCTTGCACCGCTTGTTGTAGAAATGAACAAGATTCTCCTCGTAAGGTGCTGCAGTCGTGTAAATAAATTatcttgtttctcccagaacgatagcagattttcctctgatgactcctctaactgaaaGTTTGAACAGTACTCTTGCACTTCATCTATTATTTTGGCCTTCTCATATTCTCATCCTTCAAAGCCCGTACTCTGCTTTTTCActggtccactgccatgtccTGCTACATCTACCTGCAACCCTCCCACAATTAatcataatgtgtttttttattacccAACCCGCTCGACCCGCAGATTATCCGCAGCGCCCGCGGATATAACCATCATCCACGCATCACTactacacagtttagttccaatcctgttTTAACACGCTTGCCTGTagctttcaaacaaacctgaaggactcaattagtacaattaagtgtgtttaattagagtttgACCCCCCTGTTGTAGACTACAGATTATAGAGCAGATTTAaactagaaatatatatatataaaaaaaaaaagagtccttcagataatattcataaaatataaacaaaattactCAAATTTAtacttaaaggtgccatataataTCTACAAAGAAGGGATGAGGCTTgggtaaatgcaaaaaaaaagaatggtTTAACAGGCCCCCTAGAACCTAGAATCTGGCCCCACAGTGAAAAGCTCAGTTTTCACCTTATTTtaagggtcatgaatattaatgagctctgcttttTCTCATCTCTCTGATGCTCTCACAGCCTGGTGTAATCTGAAATACAAATGCGCAAAATAACCTTCAGTTACTTGGAAATATTTGAACAAAGTCTTGTCAAAATGACAATTGTTTCAACTGCAGTGGAGAAGAGGTTTCGGAGTTAACTGTAAACAATGACATCTGCTCAGTTACAGCTCCTGAGTTATGTGTTGTGAATCAAATATAGACTAAATTGTAATTATGCCTGACAAAAGGTCTAACACATCTGAAAACGATGGCAGGAAAAAATATCAACCTCTGTTTGCAGTTAGCAGATGAGTTTTCAAAGTTGATTGCTGTCCTTTCGCTTTAAACAAATCAtagtaagagctgagtgatatgacatgatgcataaGTGTGCATTAAACACTAATTTAGCATTGTGCATGTGTCTGTTGTatcattacaaacatatgcaGCAAATTTCATAATATACACGTTAACTTGCACTTTTTCAGCTCGTGGTAAGTCATTCCTATGTACTGAAGTCTTATTATTAAGCTAGGATACccagattttcattctatggTCCCTTTTAAATATCAAAAGAAAAGCTCAATCAATGAaggattatataaaaaaataatattaaataaatcgtAAATACTAATAGTGTTATAATACAACATACCTGAACTCCGAAATGTAGGTGAGATTCAAGAATGGCTCTTCATTTACTTTTCCTGTTCCACACTTTCTGTGTCTAATCAATTTGCAAGTGTGTGTTTCCCTATTTACTTCCATTTGTGGTCAAGTCGTCACAGTTTGTGACCATAATGTAAAGCTTTTTGCCTTTGCAAACCCTCTTTTATTGCCACACTAACAGTTAGCCagcagtttaataaataaaaccagTATTAAAAGTTGTCTATCTAAGCTGATTTGCTCAAATAattgtgcatatttttttttaaaacccagcAGCTTGACTCTAGTTATAAATCCTTCAACAAACCTTGAATTTCTTGGTATATATGATACTTTCATTCATCAACAAAGAGGTAAATGACAACAAATCTAATGTTACAAACAAACTTTGCAATAAATAACAGCTGTTTTTATTGTCTATTCAGCAAAAAGAAATTCTGAAGAAATG
The genomic region above belongs to Danio rerio strain Tuebingen ecotype United States chromosome 21, GRCz12tu, whole genome shotgun sequence and contains:
- the stx5al gene encoding syntaxin 5A, like (The RefSeq protein has 1 substitution compared to this genomic sequence); the encoded protein is MNTRRRHGPKSSQDGVYTGPSQTQSQLVQQLETPLAVPAPIAPVPDTFSMSCRDRTGEFQSVCKSLQGRQNGAQPVRAVNNAIQKRSDFTLLAKRIGRDLSNTFAKLEKLTILAKRKSLFDDKATEIDELTYIVKQDINSLIKQIAGLQELVRSRSAQNGRHLQTHSNTIVVSLQSKLASMSSDFKSVLEVRTENLKQQRSRQEQFSQTPASASAFHTNSFNNSVLMQDDSKKTDISIDMDLNSSQQMQLVNERDSYIQNRADTMQNIESTIVELGSIFQQLAHMVKEQEETVHRIDANVEDTQLNVDLAHTEILKYFQSVSNNRWLLIKMFLVLVIFFIVFVLFMT